The Coffea arabica cultivar ET-39 chromosome 4e, Coffea Arabica ET-39 HiFi, whole genome shotgun sequence genome includes a window with the following:
- the LOC113743045 gene encoding mitogen-activated protein kinase kinase 9, translated as MALVKDRRQLNLRLPLPEHSERRPRFPLPLPPSSLSTTATTNPTATASTTTTITAADIEKVQVLGHGNGGTVYKVRHKRTSATYALKVVHGDSDPINRRQILSEISILRRTDSPYVVKCHGVLEKWGGDIAILMEFMDKGTLESLAKSGDLFSEQMVAKIAYQVVQGLEHLHAHKIIHRDLKPSNLLVNEQMQVKIADFGVSKIMCRTLDPCNSYVGTCAYMSPERFDPDTYGNGGTYNGYAGDIWSLGLTLLELYMGHFPYLPEGQRPDWATLMCAICFGEPPSLPEYVSKEFRSFIGCCLQKDSSKRWTATQLLSHPFLQNIKG; from the coding sequence ATGGCCTTGGTTAAAGACCGCCGCCAATTGAATCTCCGCCTTCCACTGCCAGAACATTCCGAACGCCGCCCTCGATTTCCTTTACCACTCCCTCCTTCCTCCCTCTCCACCACCGCAACCACCAACCCCACAGCAACAGCATcaaccaccaccaccatcacCGCTGCCGACATCGAAAAAGTCCAAGTCCTAGGCCACGGCAACGGTGGCACCGTATACAAAGTTCGTCACAAACGCACATCAGCCACTTATGCTCTAAAAGTCGTCCATGGCGATAGCGACCCCATAAACCGTCGCCAAATCCTCAGCGAAATCTCAATTCTCCGCCGGACGGACTCTCCGTACGTGGTGAAATGTCATGGAGTCTTGGAAAAATGGGGTGGGGATATCGCGATTTTAATGGAGTTCATGGACAAAGGCACTCTAGAAAGCCTAGCAAAATCTGGAGACCTTTTTTCGGAACAAATGGTCGCTAAAATAGCATATCAGGTGGTGCAGGGGCTGGAACATTTGCATGCTCACAAAATCATTCACAGAGATTTGAAGCCATCAAACCTACTAGTCAACGAACAGATGCAAGTCAAAATCGCTGATTTTGGTGTCAGCAAAATTATGTGCAGAACTTTGGACCCCTGCAATTCCTATGTGGGCACTTGTGCTTACATGAGCCCGGAAAGATTTGATCCCGATACTTATGGAAACGGTGGGACTTACAATGGATATGCAGGTGATATATGGAGCTTAGGATTGACCCTGTTGGAGTTATATATGGGACATTTTCCATACTTGCCTGAAGGACAGAGGCCGGACTGGGCAACATTAATGTGTGCTATATGCTTTGGCGAGCCTCCGAGCTTGCCAGAATATGTCTCTAAAGAGTTCAGGAGCTTTATTGGGTGTTGTTTGCAGAAAGATTCAAGTAAAAGATGGACTGCCACTCAGCTTTTGTCCCACCCTTTTTTGCAAAACATAAAGGGTtga